In the genome of Christensenella timonensis, one region contains:
- the rplK gene encoding 50S ribosomal protein L11, producing the protein MAKKIAGYIKLQIPAGKATPAPPVGPALGQHGVNIMDFTKAFNEKTAQQAGLIIPVVITVYADRSFSFITKTPPAAVLIKKACKIEKASGVPNKQKVATITRAQLEEIATLKMPDLNAASLDAAVSMIAGTARSMGVEVEG; encoded by the coding sequence ATGGCAAAGAAAATCGCAGGGTATATCAAATTGCAGATACCCGCAGGAAAAGCAACGCCTGCGCCGCCGGTCGGGCCTGCGCTCGGCCAGCACGGCGTAAACATCATGGATTTCACAAAGGCGTTCAACGAGAAGACGGCGCAGCAGGCCGGGCTTATCATCCCGGTCGTGATCACTGTGTACGCAGACCGTTCCTTCAGCTTCATCACCAAGACGCCTCCGGCGGCAGTGCTTATCAAAAAAGCCTGCAAGATCGAGAAGGCTTCCGGCGTGCCGAACAAGCAGAAGGTCGCAACGATCACGCGCGCGCAGCTTGAAGAGATCGCAACGCTCAAAATGCCCGACCTTAACGCAGCGTCGCTTGACGCGGCAGTCAGCATGATTGCGGGAACCGCAAGAAGCATGGGCGTAGAAGTGGAGGGCTAA
- the rplA gene encoding 50S ribosomal protein L1, whose translation MKKGKKYLDSVKSFDRMTLFDPEEAVKICKETAKANFDETIELSVRLGVDPRHADQQVRGAVVLPHGTGKSVKVLVLAKGDKAKEAEEAGADFVGAEEMIEKIQKESWFDYDVIVATPDMMGAIGRIGKVLGPKGLMPNPKSGTVTMDIAKAIADIKAGKVEYRVDKTAIIHVPIGKKSFDEQKLGENLKSIMDAIVKAKPSAAKGTYLKSVVIASTMGPGVKINPLRFI comes from the coding sequence ATGAAAAAGGGAAAGAAATATTTAGACAGCGTAAAGAGCTTTGACAGGATGACACTGTTTGACCCGGAAGAAGCAGTGAAAATCTGCAAGGAGACCGCAAAGGCAAACTTCGACGAAACGATCGAGCTTTCCGTGAGGCTGGGCGTTGACCCGCGTCACGCAGACCAGCAGGTTCGCGGTGCGGTCGTGCTGCCGCACGGAACAGGGAAATCCGTTAAGGTGCTGGTGCTCGCAAAGGGCGACAAGGCAAAGGAAGCGGAGGAAGCCGGTGCGGATTTCGTAGGCGCTGAAGAAATGATCGAAAAGATCCAGAAGGAAAGCTGGTTTGATTATGACGTGATCGTCGCGACGCCCGATATGATGGGCGCAATCGGGCGGATCGGTAAGGTTCTCGGGCCGAAGGGCCTGATGCCGAACCCGAAATCCGGCACGGTTACGATGGACATCGCTAAGGCGATTGCAGACATCAAAGCCGGTAAGGTGGAGTACCGCGTCGACAAGACGGCGATCATCCACGTACCGATCGGCAAGAAGAGCTTTGACGAGCAGAAGCTCGGCGAAAACCTGAAGTCGATCATGGACGCGATCGTGAAGGCGAAGCCGTCGGCTGCGAAGGGCACTTACTTAAAGAGCGTGGTGATCGCATCGACGATGGGCCCGGGCGTGAAGATAAACCCGCTGCGCTTCATCTGA
- a CDS encoding catalase, producing MDEKRKLTNEVGAPVPENENSVTAGSRGPVMMQDVWLMEKLAHFDREVIPERRMHAKGSGAYGTFTATHDVSQWTKAKVFTPGSKTDMFVRFSTVAGERGAADAERDIRGFAMKFYTEEGNWDLVGNNTPVFFLRDAHNFPGLNRAVKRDPKTNLRSAQNNWDFWTLLPEALHQVTIVMSDRGIPASYRHMHGFGSHTYSLYNDKNERVWCKFHLRTQQGIKNLTDAEAEELIGKDRESHGRDLFEAIERGDYPRWTMYFQIMTEEQAKNHYENPFDITKVWPHKEYPLHEVGVVELNRNPENYFAEVEQAAFSPAHVVPGIGFSPDKLLQGRLFSYGDAHRYRLGVNHNQIPVNRARVEVNEFHRDGQMRVDGNYGGTVAYTPNSYGQWAPQPEAMEPPLDLTGAMYAFDPADDPTDDVFKAPGKLYRLMSEEQRNVLIGNTARNIAPVTENIKYRHAAHCYRADEEYGTRIAQALGLDLGKVRELKELSNDELNEATMPGRM from the coding sequence ATGGATGAAAAAAGAAAGCTGACAAACGAGGTGGGCGCGCCGGTGCCCGAAAACGAGAATTCGGTGACGGCGGGTTCGCGCGGGCCTGTTATGATGCAGGACGTGTGGCTGATGGAAAAGCTGGCGCACTTTGACCGGGAGGTGATCCCGGAACGCAGGATGCACGCAAAAGGGAGCGGCGCTTACGGCACGTTTACCGCCACGCACGACGTTTCGCAGTGGACGAAGGCGAAGGTCTTTACGCCGGGCAGTAAAACGGATATGTTCGTGCGCTTTTCCACGGTGGCGGGCGAACGCGGCGCCGCGGACGCAGAGCGCGATATTCGCGGGTTTGCGATGAAGTTTTATACCGAGGAGGGCAACTGGGACTTGGTGGGCAACAACACGCCGGTGTTTTTCCTGCGCGACGCGCACAACTTCCCGGGGCTCAACAGGGCGGTCAAGCGCGACCCTAAGACAAATTTACGCAGCGCGCAGAATAACTGGGATTTCTGGACGCTGCTGCCGGAGGCGCTGCACCAGGTGACCATCGTGATGTCCGACCGCGGCATCCCGGCTTCCTACCGCCACATGCACGGGTTTGGGTCGCACACCTACAGTTTGTACAACGATAAGAACGAGCGCGTATGGTGCAAATTCCACCTGCGCACACAGCAGGGTATCAAGAACCTAACCGACGCAGAGGCGGAGGAGCTGATCGGCAAAGACCGGGAGAGCCACGGGCGCGACCTGTTCGAGGCGATCGAGCGCGGGGATTATCCACGCTGGACGATGTATTTCCAGATCATGACGGAGGAGCAGGCCAAAAACCATTACGAAAACCCGTTCGATATCACGAAGGTATGGCCGCATAAGGAGTATCCGCTGCACGAGGTGGGCGTTGTGGAACTGAACCGCAACCCGGAAAACTACTTCGCCGAGGTAGAGCAGGCTGCGTTTTCCCCCGCGCACGTGGTACCGGGCATCGGCTTCTCGCCGGACAAGCTTTTACAGGGGCGGTTGTTCTCTTATGGGGACGCGCACCGCTACCGCCTGGGCGTGAACCACAACCAGATCCCCGTCAACAGGGCGAGGGTGGAGGTCAACGAGTTCCACCGCGACGGGCAGATGCGCGTGGACGGCAATTACGGCGGCACGGTCGCTTATACGCCCAACAGCTATGGCCAGTGGGCGCCGCAGCCGGAGGCCATGGAACCGCCGCTCGACCTTACGGGCGCTATGTATGCCTTTGACCCGGCGGACGACCCGACGGACGACGTATTCAAGGCGCCGGGCAAGCTATACCGCCTGATGAGCGAGGAGCAGCGCAACGTACTCATCGGCAATACGGCACGCAACATCGCGCCGGTGACGGAGAATATCAAGTACCGCCACGCAGCGCATTGTTACCGCGCGGACGAGGAGTACGGTACGCGTATCGCGCAGGCTCTGGGCCTTGACCTGGGCAAGGTGCGCGAGCTTAAGGAGCTTAGCAACGACGAGCTCAATGAGGCGACGATGCCGGGCAGGATGTAA
- a CDS encoding DUF4153 domain-containing protein — protein sequence MTIEQTKLSTPRLAAASVLLALSFCILLYDSLFKLIPLGLNVPLYLAAFYLSLGIALGKRFTSGLKPTVLHLALITLLCIPFVLISNPLLLTLSAILIILLVGEQVMLSMKKALHDPYSFCFVGDSLALWFTFSFGGVKGAFAQYKSGGKSRFTGILIGIAVAIPVLLAVIPLLMSGDAVFDKAFRDLFGGLRWNDILGNIAAMLLLFTLASGLFWALAARPRTKPPVRPIYAEAVPPAYDTRQPYAQPPAAYAQSIPAQKQPAYFNLTASFFVLGALSAVLLPFCAIQFACLFAGSVPEGFTYAEYARSGFWQLLAVAVIVIALVLLLLRFGAPCSSAANSARRILMALLLVCTLVLLVSAFSRMTLYEQFFGFSQLRLFTQFFMAALLAFLAFGIARLWLSRLNLKKCAFFCFLGCYIVMAFFNVDAFIARENVKNQGGNADITYLTTLGPDALPYYIDMLDPADFETEIVPEEDYDYDSRPNFTYIGGGNMLLYDDPAALRQARSLSHIMRDIDVSDNWRYLNAGRSAAKQALDAHPDIVLKIEEIRDALKSR from the coding sequence ATGACGATTGAACAAACAAAGCTATCCACGCCGCGTTTGGCGGCTGCAAGCGTGCTGCTTGCCCTTTCCTTTTGTATCCTGCTCTACGACAGCCTGTTTAAGCTCATCCCGCTCGGTTTGAACGTCCCGCTCTACCTTGCCGCCTTTTACCTTTCCCTTGGCATCGCGCTCGGCAAACGCTTTACATCCGGCCTCAAACCGACCGTGCTGCACCTGGCGCTCATTACCCTGCTGTGCATCCCCTTCGTGCTGATCAGCAATCCCCTGCTGCTCACGCTTTCCGCCATCCTCATCATTTTATTGGTAGGCGAACAGGTTATGCTGAGCATGAAAAAGGCGCTGCACGACCCTTATTCCTTCTGCTTCGTGGGTGATTCACTCGCCCTCTGGTTTACCTTTTCCTTCGGGGGCGTGAAGGGTGCGTTCGCACAATACAAAAGCGGCGGCAAAAGCCGTTTTACAGGGATCCTCATCGGCATTGCCGTGGCCATCCCCGTGCTGCTTGCCGTGATCCCGCTGCTCATGTCCGGCGACGCGGTCTTTGACAAGGCCTTCCGGGATCTGTTCGGCGGCCTTAGGTGGAACGACATTTTGGGCAATATCGCCGCCATGCTGCTGCTGTTCACCCTCGCCTCCGGCCTTTTTTGGGCGCTCGCCGCACGGCCGCGCACCAAGCCGCCCGTGCGCCCCATATACGCCGAAGCCGTTCCTCCCGCCTATGATACGCGGCAGCCGTATGCCCAGCCCCCTGCCGCCTATGCGCAATCCATACCGGCGCAAAAGCAGCCCGCCTATTTCAACCTCACGGCCTCTTTCTTCGTATTGGGCGCGCTTTCCGCCGTCCTGCTGCCCTTTTGCGCCATCCAGTTTGCCTGCCTGTTCGCGGGCAGCGTGCCGGAAGGCTTCACCTATGCGGAATATGCGCGCAGCGGTTTTTGGCAGCTCCTTGCCGTGGCGGTCATCGTGATCGCGCTGGTATTGCTGCTGCTGCGCTTCGGCGCGCCGTGTTCTTCCGCCGCCAACAGCGCCCGGCGCATTTTGATGGCGCTGCTGCTCGTGTGCACGCTCGTACTGCTCGTGTCGGCCTTCTCGCGCATGACGCTTTACGAACAGTTCTTCGGCTTTTCCCAGCTGCGGCTGTTCACGCAGTTCTTCATGGCGGCGCTGCTTGCTTTCCTGGCGTTTGGCATCGCCCGCCTGTGGCTTTCCCGCCTCAACCTTAAGAAATGTGCCTTTTTCTGCTTCCTCGGCTGCTACATCGTGATGGCCTTTTTCAATGTCGACGCTTTCATCGCGCGGGAAAACGTCAAAAACCAGGGCGGCAATGCCGATATCACCTACCTTACCACGCTGGGGCCGGACGCCCTGCCCTACTACATTGATATGCTCGACCCCGCCGATTTTGAAACGGAGATCGTGCCGGAGGAGGATTACGATTATGACAGCCGCCCAAACTTCACGTATATCGGCGGCGGCAACATGCTGCTTTACGATGACCCCGCCGCCTTACGGCAGGCGCGCAGCTTAAGCCACATTATGCGCGACATAGACGTTTCAGACAACTGGCGTTACCTAAACGCCGGGCGCAGCGCCGCCAAGCAAGCGCTGGATGCGCATCCTGACATTGTTTTGAAGATCGAGGAGATCAGGGACGCGCTCAAAAGCCGCTGA